The Lottiidibacillus patelloidae genome contains the following window.
ATTCCAACATATGTATTTTTTCTTGTGTTTAACCAAACAAAATCTATAAATAATACATATTTTTAGTTATATTGTAGAGTAAGTTTGCATTTATTTCGTCTATTAAGTGTGGGAAGAAAGGAGGGGAGAGATATATTAAATGATATATTCATCGCAAAGTTAAAGCGCAAGGATGAAAGCGCGTTTCGCTTGTTAATTGAGGAATATGGAAATGCGATATACAATTTTGTAATATTAAAAGAAGATAATTCGAAAAGCAACTATTGGATTAGGTTTGCATCATCTGCAAATATTAGATGTGGATTACGTTAACGTAAATGTAATTGAATAAGCTGTGAAAAAAGCATCTTATATATAAGGTGCTTTTTCCTTTTTGAAGATGGTGATATGATAAGATAGTTATGAGGATCTAGAATATAGAAAGGCTAGTCGAGGTGATATTTTGAGTTCGAAAAAGAATGACATTATATGTAAAGTTGCTGAAATAATACATTCTAATGGATATGCTAATACAAAGTTAAGTGACATATTAAAAGAAACTGGAATAGGTAAAGGTCAATTTTATCACTACTTTCAGTCAAAACAAGACCTTTCGTTAGCTGTAATAGATTATCTCATCTCAGAGATGGAGAAGGCTTTGTTTACTAATGTTTTAGATAAAGATTTTCCTCCAAAAGAAAAACTAAATTTAATGTTAGATGAAATATACAAAATGCAAGAAATTGGTGAGGGGAAAAACGGCTGTCCTATAGGTAATTTAGCTGTAGAAATTAGCGAAGAAGAAGCGATGTTCAGAGATAAAGTAGCTAGTTTTTTTGACCTTTGGGAAAAGAAAGTTCAGGAAGTTTTAGATAATATGTATCGAAATGGCGAGCTAAGAATGAAAATAGACACGAAAAAGCAAGCAAGGTCAATCATAGCAATGATTGAAGGAGCTATTTTACGAGTAAAGAACAGTCATGACATACAAGTATTTCGTGATACGATAGATGTCATAAAATTTCAGTATCGTTTGTTAGAAAACGGAGAAATTAATGAGAAGAATACAATTCACTTGCTGTAATGTAACGGGCAGATGAAGGGTCTTCTTCTTTTTTGTGAACAAATTTAAGTAGAAGTATATTATTTGGGAAATAATTATATAGAATATAAAATGAATTAAATACGAACATACATTTGTCAACAGGATTTGCCAGTTACTAACAGGGTTATACACATAATAATAGGATATTTAGTGGTACTCCACATACTTATTAACAATATCCACATATTCGTAAGTGGTTATCCACAAAAAGTTATTAGAATTAGAAAACCTATTAAACTAGCAATCATAGAGCTTTTCCACAGTATCCACATCGTTGTGGATGAATTATTTCCACAAGTAGTTTGGGCTGTAAAAGAGATAAAAAATCCCTTTACTCAAAAAGAGCAAAGGGACGTTGTACTATCTATAAATAATTAAACTTCTCTAGATTTAGCACGAGCATCGGCTGCTTGCATACGAGCTTGTGCTTCCATATCTTCTGAATCTGCAAGTTCACGGGAGAATTCTACTTCTTCCACACCTTTTAAGTTCTTTAAGCTTTTCGGTGTATTAGGTAATGTAACGGAATTTTTATCGCGTTTTTTAGAGCCTTTTTTACCCATGAGCAATCCCCTCCAATTATAAATAGCAGTAATGAATACTGCACTTCTAGTTTGTGCAAAAATGGAGGAGATATAAAGGGATTTTATGGCATTCTTTTATAGCCGGCTGCACGATCGGCGCGACGAAACTCTTTAGAGTACGTAACTTCCTGCATACTATTTAATGTTCTTTTCGCATCTCTTGCTTTACGAGCTTTGCTTTTTTCCATAAATAATGGACCTCCTCAAAATTTATGTAGGACATCCATTATTCTTTCCTTATTTTATCAATTTTATGCTTCTTTAATTTCATCTAATTGACGACGAATTGGCGAATGTAAAATTGTGTGCATTAAATATTTATCTTTTTCAATCGCATATAGGTGAAATAGTCCATTTGTATCTTCTGGCTCATAAGAATCGCTAACTAACGAAACGTATGGCATTTTCTCCGTTGCTTTTTGAGAACGTACATTTTCTTTTCTAATGCGGATATAAATAGTTTCGATATCTTCTTCAAAAAATAATTCATTAAAGAAAGCAGTTTTTGCTTTTTGATTATAACCTTTTCCGAAATAATCTTTTCCAATCCATGTTGCAAGAAAACCAGTATTATCTTTAATATCATATAAATTAATGGTACCAATAGGTTGGTTCCATTCGTCAACAATTGTTCTTGAAATTAACTGCCCTTGTTCTTCAGCTTCCATCGTTTGCTTAGTCATAAAGATATATTCATCATACGATCCTGCTTTGTGACGAACAAAAGGGAAGACAGCTGGATCAACCATATGCGTAAACAATTGTTGGCACTCGCTTAAATCACGTTCGCGAATGATCATAACAAATCCCTCCGAATATTCCGAGGGCAGTCCTGTGGAGATTGTCCACCCTCGAACAAAATTTTAGTGTGAAAATAAAATTCTATTCGGGGTGGGAATCGAACCCACTAGAACCAGTTTACTGGTGGCGCACCATTTGCCTTCCCTAGCACGTATTTATTTATCTGTAGATATCATATTAAATTTTCACCAAAAAGTGAACAATTTTTTTTAACTTTTTTTATATATAATTTTTCCATCTATTATTGTCATGAAAGGTGATGCTAAATAATCAAAAGGATGCTTGTTCCAAAGTACTAAATCAGCATCTTTTCCAACTTCAATACTTCCGACGCGATCGTCTATTTTTAACGATTTAGCAGCGTTAATCGTTATACCTTCTAATGCTTTTTGTTCAGGCATTCCAGAACGAACAGCTAATGCAGCACAGACGTTTAAATATTGCACTGGAACATACGGATGATCTGTAGTAATGGAAACAGCAATTCCATGGTCTGTTAATTCCTTATATGTTTCCCACGTTTTATTTTTCAATTCAATCTTTGATTTTCTAGTTAATGTTGGGCCAACAGTTACTTGCAAGTTTCTACCTGATAGCTCATCTGCAATTAAATGACCTTCCGTACAATGTTCAATTCGTAAATCTAAATCAAACTCATCGGCAAAGCGAACAGCTGTTAAAATATCATCAGCACGATGAGCGTGAACTCTGACTGGAATTTCTTTGTTTAATGCTTTTTTAATTGCTGAATACCTAGGGTGTTTTGCACTTTCATCTTTTGCTTCATAAAAAGCTTCGCGAAGCATACCCATAATACCCATTCGAGTTATCGAGTCGTTTGATGAGCCGCTATGAATACGTTTTGGGTTTTCCCCTAAGGCAATTTTTAATCCAGCAGTCTCTTTAATAATCATTTTCTCGATGTTTTTTCCATGTGTTTTAATAACGGAAGTAGTTCCACCGATTACATTGGCACTTCCAGGCATAACTTGGACTGCTGTTATTCCAAACATAACAGCATCTTTAAATCCTGGATCTAATGGATAGACACCATCTAAAGCTCGAATATGTGGTGTAATAGGTTCAATGGTTTCATTGGCATCGTTTCCAGCCCACCCAGTTCCTTCGTCATAAAGTCCAAGGTGTGTATGTGCATCGATAAAGCCAGGAAATAAGAGTTGACCATTAGCGTCAATAACTTCCATATCGGCCTGTTCATTAATGTTACCTATTTCGGAAATTTTTCCATCAACAACTAATACATCCCCTTTTTCGATCGTGTCTGAAGTAATAGGATAAATAGTTGCACCTTTAATTAATATTTTAGTTTGTTTCATTGTTCTTCTCCTCATTTAACAAGTTAATTAAAGCTGAATTAATATCGGCATATTGAAAAATATAACCGTGTTGAAGTGCTTTTTCTGGCAATACTTTTTGACCTTTAAGTAAAAGGTCACTCATCTCCCCTAATAAAATATGAAGAGCAAATGAAGGGACAGAAAGCCAATGAGGCTTCCCAGTAGTTTTTGCAATTGCTTTCCCAAACATTTCATTTCTAACTGGGTTTGGTGCAGTGGCATTAATTGGACCGTTAATATCTTTGTTAGTAATTGCAAATTGCAGCAAACCAACAACATCATCAATATGTATCCAAGATAACCATTGTTTTCCGCTGCCAACATTACCTCCTATCATAAACTTATAAGGCATAATCATTTTTGGAAATGCGCCACCTTCTGTTCCTAAGACAACACCAAATCGGCTATAAACAGTCCGGATTCCTAGTTGCTCAACATTTTGTGCTTCTTTTTCCCAAGCAACGACAGTTTCTGCTAAAAAATCAATTCCGTGTTCTAAATCAGCTTCAGTAAACGTTTTTGCTTCAGAAGTTCCATAATAACCGATAGCAGAAGCATTTATATATACAGATGGTTTGTTTACAAGTTCTTTTAAAAGGGTATAAACACGATGAGTTATCTCGATTCTGCTCTTTAGGATTCTATTTTTTCTTTTTGTCGTCCAGCGTCCACTATTAAGTGACTCTCCTGCTAAATTTATAAACACATCTATACCATCTAATTCGCATTGTAGGTCGTCATTCCAAGTTAAAAAGTTGATTCTAGGTGTGGAGGATTGTTTTGTTGAACGTGATAGGACATATACTTCATGACCTTTACGTGTAAAATCATTTACTAATGCTTTACCAATAAAACCTGTTCCACCAGATATAGCGATGCGCAAATCTCTCACTCCCATCTACTTCTACTTTTTATTGTATACTTAAAGCATACGGTTCATTAATGTAACAATTATAAGGGTGATTAACTGTGTCGAAAACAATAATTAGTAAAATAACGACGCAAAAGAAAAATATGGAACGCTTTAATATATTTATAAAGAAAAATGAGCAAGAAAGCTATGCTTTTTCTGTCGATCAAGATGTTTTAATTACTTTTGGCCTAAGAAAAGGGATGGAAATAGATAATAAGCTAATTAATGAAATCTTATATAAGGATGAAATAAAAAAAGCATACAACCAATCGTTAAATTATTTATCTTATAGAATGCGTTCTGCTCATGAAGTTTCTGTATATTTAAAGAAAAAAGAAGTTGAACCTCACATTATTGATGAGGTTATTGAAAAATTATTTTCCTATAATTTTTTAAATGATTTAGATTTTGCCAAGGCATATGTGAGAAGTAAGAAAAATACTTCTGTTAAAGGTCCGACTGTAATTAAAAATGAGTTAAAAGAAAAGGGAGTTAGCCAATTGAACATTGATGAAGGACTAAAAGAGTATTCTTACGAAGAACAATTAGAAAAAGCTAAAATGTTTGCAGAAAAGAAAAT
Protein-coding sequences here:
- a CDS encoding amidohydrolase; this translates as MKQTKILIKGATIYPITSDTIEKGDVLVVDGKISEIGNINEQADMEVIDANGQLLFPGFIDAHTHLGLYDEGTGWAGNDANETIEPITPHIRALDGVYPLDPGFKDAVMFGITAVQVMPGSANVIGGTTSVIKTHGKNIEKMIIKETAGLKIALGENPKRIHSGSSNDSITRMGIMGMLREAFYEAKDESAKHPRYSAIKKALNKEIPVRVHAHRADDILTAVRFADEFDLDLRIEHCTEGHLIADELSGRNLQVTVGPTLTRKSKIELKNKTWETYKELTDHGIAVSITTDHPYVPVQYLNVCAALAVRSGMPEQKALEGITINAAKSLKIDDRVGSIEVGKDADLVLWNKHPFDYLASPFMTIIDGKIIYKKS
- the recX gene encoding recombination regulator RecX yields the protein MSKTIISKITTQKKNMERFNIFIKKNEQESYAFSVDQDVLITFGLRKGMEIDNKLINEILYKDEIKKAYNQSLNYLSYRMRSAHEVSVYLKKKEVEPHIIDEVIEKLFSYNFLNDLDFAKAYVRSKKNTSVKGPTVIKNELKEKGVSQLNIDEGLKEYSYEEQLEKAKMFAEKKIAKEENRRSMKELKDKVGQTLQMKGFSRDIINEVFNEISVEKTENEEREALEFHGRKAHRKYQGYDGWEYEQKMKTYLLRKRFSYDLIQQFISEMKDED
- a CDS encoding YfhD family protein, translating into MGKKGSKKRDKNSVTLPNTPKSLKNLKGVEEVEFSRELADSEDMEAQARMQAADARAKSREV
- a CDS encoding TIGR01777 family oxidoreductase — encoded protein: MRIAISGGTGFIGKALVNDFTRKGHEVYVLSRSTKQSSTPRINFLTWNDDLQCELDGIDVFINLAGESLNSGRWTTKRKNRILKSRIEITHRVYTLLKELVNKPSVYINASAIGYYGTSEAKTFTEADLEHGIDFLAETVVAWEKEAQNVEQLGIRTVYSRFGVVLGTEGGAFPKMIMPYKFMIGGNVGSGKQWLSWIHIDDVVGLLQFAITNKDINGPINATAPNPVRNEMFGKAIAKTTGKPHWLSVPSFALHILLGEMSDLLLKGQKVLPEKALQHGYIFQYADINSALINLLNEEKNNETN
- a CDS encoding TetR/AcrR family transcriptional regulator, yielding MSSKKNDIICKVAEIIHSNGYANTKLSDILKETGIGKGQFYHYFQSKQDLSLAVIDYLISEMEKALFTNVLDKDFPPKEKLNLMLDEIYKMQEIGEGKNGCPIGNLAVEISEEEAMFRDKVASFFDLWEKKVQEVLDNMYRNGELRMKIDTKKQARSIIAMIEGAILRVKNSHDIQVFRDTIDVIKFQYRLLENGEINEKNTIHLL
- a CDS encoding GNAT family N-acetyltransferase produces the protein MIIRERDLSECQQLFTHMVDPAVFPFVRHKAGSYDEYIFMTKQTMEAEEQGQLISRTIVDEWNQPIGTINLYDIKDNTGFLATWIGKDYFGKGYNQKAKTAFFNELFFEEDIETIYIRIRKENVRSQKATEKMPYVSLVSDSYEPEDTNGLFHLYAIEKDKYLMHTILHSPIRRQLDEIKEA
- a CDS encoding YfhE family protein, giving the protein MEKSKARKARDAKRTLNSMQEVTYSKEFRRADRAAGYKRMP